In Kordia antarctica, the following proteins share a genomic window:
- a CDS encoding endonuclease: MKKTLLLLIGLISLTAFAQQTYYDDVNLTLTGTQLRDALGVKVANTHSNSLSYSEIWTATMVTDLDPNNSNNVLLIYGWENGSDGDVTNDLSRSKNSNGGSVGDWNREHTFANSLANPSLDQFGTNGPPYSDAHNLRSSDVQRNGQRGNRKFAAGSGNSGTVGAFWYPGDASVGGTDWRGDVARIVMYMYIRYGMQCYPTLVADGTVNSVDSNMIDLLLEWNAADPVSTYEDARNTFHENVSNATAQGNRNPFIDNPRLASRIWGGTQAEDRWGIYGTDTQDPTVPMSVVVSNETGSSIDVSWAASTDDIGVTGYDVYVDGVFDQTVSTTTATVTGLSPLTMYTFTVLAKDAAGNTSAQSTGVDGTTTAAAPVGTECENETFENIGANSGQYLTRSWTGDNTLTWEATDARTDQVITNGKAITVRNGAITAPTVPNGIGELTVTTQLVFSGSAGTFDLRVNNVYVATIPYSSTVTTTTIPDINVDGNISVVINNNSTGSNRVRFDDLSWTCYSPPLNIEDEEVAVFSIYPNPTNGGIVYIKSNNATEISEARIYDITGKQVLQQANPTNEINVQGLQRGLYILQLQIGNQIINKKLIKQ, translated from the coding sequence ATGAAAAAAACATTACTTTTATTAATTGGTTTAATATCATTAACAGCTTTTGCGCAGCAAACGTATTATGATGATGTAAATCTTACATTAACAGGAACTCAATTGCGTGATGCACTTGGAGTAAAAGTAGCCAATACACATTCCAACTCATTATCATATTCTGAGATTTGGACTGCGACAATGGTTACAGATTTAGATCCAAATAATTCAAACAATGTATTACTTATTTACGGATGGGAAAACGGAAGTGACGGAGATGTTACCAACGATTTATCAAGAAGTAAGAATAGTAATGGTGGAAGTGTTGGCGACTGGAACAGAGAGCATACGTTTGCAAATTCATTAGCAAATCCTAGTTTAGATCAGTTTGGAACAAATGGACCTCCATATAGTGATGCGCATAACTTGCGTTCATCAGATGTACAACGAAATGGACAACGCGGAAATCGTAAGTTTGCAGCAGGTTCTGGGAATTCTGGAACAGTTGGAGCTTTTTGGTATCCTGGTGATGCTTCTGTTGGCGGAACTGACTGGCGTGGAGATGTTGCTCGTATTGTGATGTACATGTACATTCGTTACGGAATGCAATGTTACCCAACATTAGTTGCTGACGGAACTGTAAATAGCGTAGATTCAAACATGATTGATTTATTGTTAGAATGGAATGCCGCAGATCCTGTTTCTACCTATGAAGATGCACGTAACACATTTCATGAAAATGTTTCAAATGCAACAGCACAAGGAAATCGAAATCCATTTATTGATAATCCACGTTTAGCTTCTCGAATTTGGGGTGGAACTCAAGCAGAAGATCGTTGGGGAATTTATGGTACGGATACACAAGATCCAACAGTGCCAATGAGTGTGGTGGTTAGTAATGAAACTGGGAGCAGCATTGATGTTTCTTGGGCAGCTTCTACAGATGATATTGGAGTTACAGGATATGATGTATATGTAGATGGAGTATTTGACCAAACAGTTTCTACAACTACGGCAACTGTAACTGGTTTATCACCATTAACAATGTACACATTTACTGTATTAGCAAAAGATGCTGCCGGAAATACTTCAGCTCAATCAACAGGAGTAGATGGTACAACTACCGCTGCTGCTCCAGTTGGAACAGAATGTGAGAATGAAACTTTTGAAAATATTGGTGCAAATTCAGGACAATACTTAACGAGAAGTTGGACAGGTGATAACACGTTAACGTGGGAAGCTACAGATGCAAGAACAGATCAGGTAATTACCAACGGAAAAGCAATTACTGTCCGTAACGGAGCAATTACTGCACCAACAGTTCCGAATGGAATTGGCGAATTAACCGTGACAACACAATTAGTTTTTTCTGGTTCAGCAGGAACATTTGATTTACGCGTAAATAATGTTTATGTCGCAACAATTCCTTATAGCAGTACCGTAACGACAACTACAATTCCTGATATTAATGTTGATGGAAATATTTCAGTAGTCATTAACAACAATAGTACTGGTTCTAACAGAGTTCGTTTTGACGATTTGAGCTGGACATGTTACTCACCACCTTTAAATATTGAAGATGAAGAAGTAGCAGTATTTAGCATCTATCCAAATCCAACAAATGGAGGTATTGTTTATATCAAATCAAATAATGCTACGGAAATTTCAGAAGCACGTATCTACGATATTACCGGAAAGCAAGTCTTACAACAAGCAAATCCAACCAACGAAATAAACGTTCAAGGATTGCAACGCGGATTGTATATTTTACAATTACAAATTGGTAATCAAATCATTAACAAGAAGTTGATCAAGCAATAA
- a CDS encoding RsmB/NOP family class I SAM-dependent RNA methyltransferase, translated as MRLHRNLVFSVIDGLNLIFNEGEYADKVVQKLLKRDARWGSRDRKFVAETTYDIVRWKRLYAEIADINENYSRENLWRIFAVWATLRGIELPDWSQLEGTPTRRIKGRFDEFSKIRKIKESIPDWLDELCVAELGEKVWSKEINALNKQAEVILRTNTLRTTKEKLQALLATFDNETEFVKGHPVALRLKERANIFRNDAFKNGLFEVQDANSQLVSEFLDVKPGMKVVDACAGAGGKSLHLAALMENKGNLISLDIYEAKLRELKRRARRNGAHNIETRVIDSTKVIKKLYDMADRVLIDAPCSGLGVLRRNPDAKWKIQPGFLDKVRKTQQDILQRYSKMVKPGGKLVYATCSILPSENQEQVKKFLETNEDFTFVEDKKLLASTSGFDGFYMALLERK; from the coding sequence ATGCGATTACACAGAAATTTAGTCTTTTCAGTCATTGACGGGCTAAACTTAATATTTAATGAAGGCGAATATGCAGATAAAGTAGTTCAAAAACTACTGAAACGAGACGCTCGTTGGGGAAGTCGCGATCGCAAGTTTGTTGCGGAAACCACCTACGACATTGTAAGATGGAAGCGTTTATATGCTGAAATAGCTGATATAAATGAGAATTACTCTCGAGAGAACTTATGGCGTATATTTGCCGTTTGGGCAACACTAAGAGGTATTGAATTACCCGATTGGAGTCAGCTTGAAGGAACGCCAACACGGAGAATTAAAGGGCGTTTTGATGAGTTTTCTAAAATTAGAAAGATCAAAGAATCTATTCCAGATTGGTTGGATGAGCTTTGTGTTGCAGAATTAGGCGAGAAAGTTTGGTCAAAAGAAATCAATGCATTGAACAAACAAGCGGAAGTAATCCTTAGAACAAATACGCTTCGAACTACGAAAGAAAAATTACAAGCATTATTGGCAACTTTTGATAATGAAACAGAATTCGTGAAAGGACATCCTGTTGCATTGCGTTTAAAAGAAAGAGCTAATATTTTCAGAAATGATGCTTTCAAAAATGGTCTCTTTGAAGTTCAAGATGCAAATTCTCAATTAGTATCTGAATTTTTAGATGTAAAACCAGGAATGAAAGTGGTTGATGCTTGCGCTGGCGCTGGCGGAAAATCGCTACACTTAGCTGCGTTAATGGAAAATAAAGGAAACTTAATTTCTTTAGATATTTACGAAGCAAAACTGCGCGAACTAAAGCGTAGAGCAAGACGTAATGGTGCACATAATATTGAAACTCGCGTTATTGATTCCACGAAAGTGATCAAAAAGTTATATGATATGGCTGATCGCGTATTAATTGATGCTCCATGTTCTGGATTGGGTGTTTTACGTAGAAATCCAGATGCAAAGTGGAAAATTCAACCTGGATTTTTAGATAAAGTAAGAAAGACACAACAGGATATTTTACAAAGATATTCAAAAATGGTAAAACCAGGCGGAAAATTGGTCTATGCAACATGCTCCATTTTACCTTCTGAAAATCAAGAACAAGTGAAGAAATTTTTGGAAACCAACGAAGATTTCACATTTGTAGAAGATAAAAAATTATTAGCCTCAACGTCAGGTTTTGACGGTTTCTATATGGCTTTGTTAGAACGAAAATAA
- a CDS encoding GNAT family N-acetyltransferase, translated as MNSIEIIPFDEQYATDFYDLNIEWLETFFYVETHDEEVLSQAKKYIIDNGGHIFFAKLADKIVGTVALIKVEENIFELSKMAVLPTFRGKKIGQQLLQYCLDFSKENQFEKLLLYSNRKLENAIYIYRKYGFIEIPIEENNPYARGDIKMVLEF; from the coding sequence ATGAATTCTATTGAAATTATTCCTTTTGACGAACAATATGCCACCGATTTTTATGACTTAAATATTGAATGGCTGGAAACTTTTTTTTATGTGGAAACGCATGACGAAGAAGTATTGAGTCAAGCAAAAAAATACATTATTGACAACGGCGGACATATTTTTTTCGCAAAGTTAGCTGATAAAATCGTTGGAACTGTCGCGCTCATTAAAGTGGAAGAAAACATTTTTGAATTGAGCAAAATGGCAGTTTTACCAACATTCAGAGGAAAAAAGATTGGACAACAATTACTTCAATATTGTCTAGATTTTTCAAAAGAAAATCAATTTGAAAAGTTACTACTTTACTCAAATAGGAAACTTGAAAATGCAATTTATATCTACAGAAAGTATGGTTTTATAGAAATTCCGATAGAAGAAAATAATCCGTATGCACGTGGAGATATTAAGATGGTTTTAGAATTTTAG
- a CDS encoding formimidoylglutamase — protein sequence MLHLYTNATLDALISKREGETKFGEKVKTLFSQENLVAQLTKSKVKYVLFGIPEDIGILANRGKAGATTAWKAGLSALLNTQDNAFNKGKRVLILGHLDFSELLETAETFNPKAADYYKKLSTLVAKIDEEVSYLMFQIVSAGKIPIIIGGGHNNAYGNIKGTSLGKSKAINVVNFDAHTDFRSLEGRHSGNGFSYAFKQSFLDKYFMFGLHENYTSKKIFKTIHNQPERIQYNTFESIKIRQEQGFEFQLNRTLDFINDRPFGVEIDCDSIENVPSSAMTPSGFSANKARTFASFFGKQKNATYLHLCEAAPNPDDANELYRIGKLLSYLITDFMRK from the coding sequence ATGCTACATTTGTACACAAACGCAACGCTCGACGCGTTAATTTCCAAACGAGAAGGTGAAACGAAATTCGGCGAAAAAGTAAAAACACTTTTTTCTCAAGAGAATTTGGTGGCACAACTCACAAAAAGTAAAGTCAAATATGTATTGTTCGGAATTCCTGAAGATATTGGCATATTGGCAAATCGTGGGAAAGCTGGCGCAACAACTGCTTGGAAAGCCGGATTGAGTGCTTTGTTGAATACACAAGATAACGCGTTTAATAAAGGAAAAAGAGTATTAATCTTAGGTCATTTAGACTTTTCTGAATTGCTTGAAACAGCAGAAACCTTTAATCCAAAAGCTGCCGATTATTACAAGAAACTTTCAACTCTAGTTGCGAAAATTGACGAAGAAGTCAGTTATTTAATGTTTCAAATTGTAAGCGCAGGAAAAATACCGATCATTATTGGTGGCGGACATAACAACGCATACGGAAATATTAAAGGAACTTCATTAGGTAAAAGTAAAGCGATTAATGTGGTGAATTTTGACGCACATACCGATTTCAGAAGTTTGGAAGGTAGACATAGCGGAAACGGTTTTAGTTACGCGTTCAAACAGTCTTTTTTAGATAAGTATTTTATGTTCGGATTGCATGAAAATTATACGTCCAAAAAGATTTTTAAAACGATTCATAATCAACCAGAACGCATTCAATATAATACATTTGAAAGTATAAAAATTCGCCAAGAACAAGGATTTGAGTTTCAATTAAATAGAACATTGGACTTTATAAATGATCGCCCTTTTGGTGTGGAGATTGATTGTGATTCTATTGAAAATGTACCAAGTAGCGCGATGACGCCAAGTGGTTTTAGTGCCAACAAAGCGCGAACATTTGCTTCTTTCTTCGGGAAACAGAAAAATGCTACGTATTTACATTTGTGCGAAGCTGCACCAAATCCTGATGACGCAAATGAACTATACCGAATTGGGAAATTATTAAGTTATTTAATTACAGATTTTATGCGGAAGTGA
- a CDS encoding response regulator, protein MPIDVAEDGFTALELVKTNEYDLILMDINMPRIDGIETTKRIRLMNKKTPIIALTAVEEDQIKDKIHEAGMNDFIIKPYDLAEFHQIVLKNLYKNII, encoded by the coding sequence ATACCAATTGATGTTGCTGAAGATGGTTTTACAGCTTTAGAACTTGTAAAAACGAACGAATACGATTTAATTTTAATGGATATTAATATGCCGAGAATTGACGGAATTGAAACGACAAAACGCATCCGATTGATGAATAAAAAGACTCCAATTATTGCGTTGACTGCTGTGGAAGAAGATCAAATAAAAGATAAAATTCACGAAGCAGGAATGAACGATTTCATCATCAAACCGTATGATTTAGCTGAATTTCATCAAATAGTTCTGAAAAATTTATATAAGAATATTATATAA
- a CDS encoding aspartate/glutamate racemase family protein encodes MQTIGLIGGITPQSTILYYQVLNSLATLHQGEPHSAKCIINSVDFGEIKKLQHEGRWDLLDKLMSDAGQSLEKAGATCILICANTMHLTIDAVRAKVSIPVIHIAEATAEKIQEKRLKTVALLGTKYTMEKDFFKDILTSFGIKTLIPNAEDREEINRVIYEELPYGILKPSSKKAYIEIIERLQKEGAEGVILGCTEIPLLIEQEDVSIPVFDTTTIHATKAMDFALKY; translated from the coding sequence ATGCAAACTATTGGACTTATTGGCGGTATTACGCCTCAATCTACGATATTATATTATCAAGTTTTAAACAGCTTGGCAACTTTACATCAAGGCGAACCACATTCAGCAAAATGTATTATTAATTCGGTTGATTTTGGAGAGATTAAAAAATTACAGCACGAAGGTCGTTGGGATTTGTTGGACAAACTTATGTCAGATGCTGGGCAAAGTTTAGAAAAAGCTGGCGCAACATGTATTTTGATTTGTGCAAATACCATGCATTTAACTATTGATGCAGTTCGCGCAAAAGTTTCCATTCCTGTGATTCATATTGCAGAAGCGACTGCGGAGAAGATTCAAGAGAAACGACTAAAAACCGTCGCTTTATTGGGAACAAAATACACGATGGAGAAAGATTTTTTTAAGGATATTTTGACTTCGTTTGGAATTAAAACGTTGATTCCGAATGCGGAAGATCGGGAAGAAATTAATCGTGTTATTTATGAAGAATTACCATATGGAATTTTAAAACCGAGTTCAAAAAAAGCTTATATAGAGATTATTGAACGTTTGCAAAAAGAAGGCGCAGAAGGTGTTATTTTGGGTTGTACCGAAATTCCTTTGTTGATAGAACAGGAAGACGTTTCAATTCCTGTGTTTGATACGACAACGATTCACGCCACAAAAGCGATGGATTTTGCTTTGAAATATTAA
- the hutI gene encoding imidazolonepropionase, giving the protein MTTLLINIKELLQVRETSISKVSGADMKKLPVLENAYLYIIDDVISSVGLMVDIEIASADKIIDCTNKVVLPTWCDSHTHLVYAGNRAQEFVDRINGLSYEEIANRGGGILNSAKKLQETSEDELFAQSAKRLEEVIQLGTGAIEIKSGYGLTTEAELKMLRVAKRLKETYNFPIKTTFLGAHAIPANYKGNQDGYMDLVINEMLPKVAEQNLAEYVDIFCEKGYFTLEDTERLLKAAQQYNLIPKIHVNQFNAFGGVALGVKYNALSVDHLEELNDDDISALQNSETMPVALPSCSYFLSIPYTPARKLMDAGLPVALATDYNPGSTPSGNMNFVVSTACIKMKMTPEEAINAATINGAYAMGLSETHGSITVGKAANLIITKEIESYNVLPYAFGNNNIEQVLINGKVI; this is encoded by the coding sequence ATGACAACATTACTCATCAACATCAAAGAATTATTACAAGTTCGTGAAACGTCCATTTCTAAAGTTTCAGGAGCTGACATGAAAAAACTTCCAGTATTGGAAAACGCCTATCTTTATATTATAGATGATGTAATTTCTAGTGTTGGTTTAATGGTTGATATCGAAATCGCTTCCGCAGATAAAATAATCGACTGTACCAACAAAGTCGTATTGCCAACTTGGTGCGACAGTCACACACACTTGGTCTACGCGGGAAACAGAGCGCAAGAATTTGTAGACAGAATTAATGGATTGAGCTATGAAGAAATCGCAAATCGTGGTGGCGGAATCTTGAATTCAGCTAAAAAACTACAAGAAACTTCCGAAGATGAATTATTTGCACAATCGGCAAAACGTTTAGAAGAAGTGATACAATTAGGAACTGGCGCCATCGAAATAAAATCTGGTTACGGACTCACGACAGAAGCCGAACTCAAAATGTTGCGTGTTGCCAAACGTTTAAAGGAAACCTATAATTTCCCGATCAAAACGACATTTTTAGGCGCGCACGCAATTCCAGCAAATTACAAAGGAAACCAAGATGGTTATATGGATTTGGTCATCAATGAAATGTTGCCAAAAGTTGCCGAACAAAACTTAGCAGAATATGTAGATATCTTTTGTGAAAAAGGATATTTCACCTTAGAAGATACCGAGCGATTGCTAAAAGCAGCGCAACAATACAACTTAATTCCAAAAATACATGTCAATCAATTCAATGCATTTGGCGGCGTTGCACTTGGCGTAAAATACAATGCACTTTCTGTAGATCATTTGGAAGAACTCAACGATGACGATATTTCGGCGTTGCAAAATAGCGAAACTATGCCGGTTGCATTGCCTTCATGTTCGTACTTTTTGAGCATTCCGTATACTCCAGCGAGGAAACTCATGGACGCAGGTTTGCCAGTTGCGTTGGCAACCGATTACAATCCAGGTTCTACGCCTTCTGGAAACATGAATTTTGTGGTAAGTACAGCGTGTATCAAAATGAAAATGACACCTGAAGAAGCCATAAATGCCGCAACAATAAACGGCGCGTACGCAATGGGACTTTCAGAAACACACGGAAGTATTACGGTTGGAAAAGCCGCAAATTTGATTATTACCAAAGAAATTGAATCGTACAATGTATTGCCATATGCGTTTGGAAATAACAATATTGAGCAAGTTTTGATTAATGGAAAAGTTATTTAG
- a CDS encoding T9SS type A sorting domain-containing protein translates to MKKTTLTLVLLVLSFSCFAQDTEPPTTPINFQLISSPATPLDYVSVQWEHATDNVGVATYEIYINGILEEIITYDASSSFQYMSYSHMPNGIYCLAVLARDAAGNASPLSNQVCKGVNVFYQNSPFKPYISGFLNYIGDDKAIEISNQTSRDFDLSDYSLKISYDGSGTWDVVYTFPVNTILPSSEVFVIAHPNISICTNEVDDYNSDITNFDGNDVIGLFKYDIFYDAIGELGNSGTLINTDLFIKRTHISAPIPSTSFDINTWDIQVNNGNCPSDLGYSYLVVLNVEDEELNTFQIYPNPATGNTIRFKTQNNQTIDNVSIVDINGRNVFNSTTILNNQLDIKNIKQGVYFVKIQSGNETSIHKLIRQ, encoded by the coding sequence ATGAAAAAAACTACCTTAACACTTGTCTTACTTGTTTTAAGTTTTTCTTGTTTTGCGCAAGATACCGAACCGCCAACAACTCCGATAAATTTTCAACTTATAAGTAGCCCTGCGACTCCGCTAGATTATGTTTCTGTACAATGGGAACATGCAACAGATAATGTTGGAGTAGCTACTTATGAAATTTACATAAACGGTATTTTAGAAGAAATAATAACGTACGATGCTTCCAGTTCTTTTCAATATATGTCATATTCACATATGCCCAATGGAATATATTGCCTAGCGGTACTTGCTAGAGATGCCGCTGGTAACGCCTCACCGCTATCCAATCAGGTTTGTAAAGGTGTTAATGTATTTTATCAAAACTCACCTTTCAAACCTTATATATCCGGTTTTTTAAATTATATAGGTGATGATAAAGCTATTGAAATATCAAATCAAACTAGTCGAGATTTTGACTTATCAGATTATTCTTTAAAAATAAGCTATGATGGTAGTGGAACATGGGATGTAGTATATACATTTCCTGTGAATACTATCTTACCAAGCTCAGAAGTTTTTGTTATTGCTCATCCTAATATTTCTATTTGCACAAATGAAGTTGATGATTACAATAGTGACATTACCAACTTTGACGGAAACGATGTGATTGGTTTGTTTAAATATGATATTTTTTACGATGCAATTGGTGAATTGGGCAATAGCGGGACACTTATCAATACGGACCTCTTTATAAAAAGAACACATATATCAGCTCCAATTCCTTCGACTTCGTTTGATATAAACACTTGGGATATACAAGTAAATAATGGTAATTGTCCAAGCGATTTAGGCTATTCATATTTGGTTGTATTAAATGTTGAAGACGAAGAACTAAATACATTTCAAATATATCCAAATCCTGCAACGGGAAATACAATCCGTTTCAAGACACAGAACAATCAAACCATTGACAATGTATCTATTGTAGATATAAACGGGAGAAACGTGTTCAATTCAACTACGATTCTCAATAATCAATTAGATATAAAAAACATCAAACAAGGCGTTTATTTCGTGAAGATTCAATCTGGAAACGAAACAAGTATTCATAAATTAATTCGACAGTAA
- a CDS encoding TVP38/TMEM64 family protein produces MKESYSTFFRYFWIVIIVGFIAYNFIFPETFSKENIAINIQAFGNYGLAIFFFCHLIRGFVMLPSTALIFAGVFLFPDDLFSVLLLSVIGIVISSMIVYYFSDKLGFAKIFDKNTKTTNLVKEKLSGKYGPLFIMFWAFFPFVPTDLICYTAGAMKINPIIFAVSLFIGELILCSVYVYGSAYFI; encoded by the coding sequence ATGAAAGAAAGTTACAGCACGTTTTTTAGATATTTTTGGATTGTGATTATTGTGGGTTTTATCGCGTATAATTTCATCTTTCCTGAAACATTTTCCAAAGAAAATATTGCTATAAATATTCAAGCGTTTGGAAATTACGGCTTGGCAATTTTCTTTTTTTGTCACCTTATTCGTGGTTTTGTAATGCTTCCAAGTACAGCACTTATCTTTGCAGGCGTTTTCCTTTTTCCAGATGATTTATTTTCAGTTTTGCTACTTTCTGTCATCGGAATTGTAATTTCTTCAATGATTGTGTATTATTTTTCAGATAAATTAGGCTTCGCGAAAATTTTCGATAAGAATACAAAAACAACGAATCTTGTGAAGGAGAAACTTTCTGGAAAATACGGGCCATTATTCATTATGTTTTGGGCATTTTTTCCTTTTGTTCCCACAGATTTAATTTGCTATACGGCTGGCGCAATGAAGATTAATCCAATTATATTTGCAGTGAGTCTTTTTATTGGCGAATTGATTTTGTGTAGTGTTTATGTCTACGGAAGTGCGTATTTTATATAA
- a CDS encoding sensor histidine kinase: MKHILSIIGCLFFIFPVWSQKTSNEKIKDSIKKYALISERSYKKYQYKETIEAANKGIMYSRKINDLYSLSVLCGDLGLAYQGISEFAKSKRNYLKALEYAKLEKNDALQSVVYNNLGNLYSDSYKKIDSALSYYEESLKLAIKLKDTFEILTPILNIGWTYIDEKKYDTAYPYLIDSEKMIYTKHGDEEGKVQVNYLLGRYTMAKEKYELADTYFKKAINFSEDAEVLDVLTEIYKHYADLAEKQGKSEVAYNRLLIHLKYKDSLYNETKIRENQAAIARFSVDDFREDLKRSEVEKRDQEIIINKTKQISYVLMIAGFILVLLLINMFKNHKFRNKALAKLRLKNTELREAKEEAEQQANLKSQFFSTVSHELRTPLYGVVGLTSLLTEDFPNLKENENFKSLKFSSNYLLSLINNVLQVNKIESEGVKLQRLPFNLKSLVNELVNSFSFAMNQNKNKVHQEIDPKIPEIVMGDSVRLSQILMNLIGNAIKFTEGGNIWIQLKSVKQENKQHTIQFSIKDDGIGISKDKQEVVFDKFVQLRPIEKNYQGTGLGLSIVKRLLLLFDSDIKLQSEENKGSEFVFAITFEESKELFVKDVPLSTNAIDTMNKKILIVDDNKINRVVTKRILETKKYQLMLLKMVLQL, translated from the coding sequence TTGAAACATATTCTATCAATTATAGGATGTCTTTTTTTTATCTTTCCAGTTTGGAGTCAAAAAACTTCCAACGAGAAAATAAAAGATAGCATTAAGAAATACGCTCTTATTTCAGAGAGAAGCTATAAGAAATATCAATATAAAGAAACTATTGAAGCTGCGAATAAAGGAATTATGTATTCGCGAAAAATTAATGATTTGTATAGCTTATCAGTCCTATGCGGAGACTTAGGTTTAGCTTATCAAGGAATTTCTGAGTTTGCTAAATCTAAAAGAAACTATCTAAAAGCACTAGAGTACGCAAAACTGGAAAAAAATGATGCATTGCAATCTGTCGTTTATAATAACTTAGGAAATCTCTATTCTGATAGTTATAAAAAGATAGATTCTGCACTTTCTTACTATGAAGAATCTCTAAAATTAGCTATAAAACTAAAAGATACTTTTGAAATTCTGACACCAATTCTCAATATTGGTTGGACATATATTGATGAAAAAAAATACGATACCGCATATCCGTATTTGATAGATTCTGAAAAAATGATATATACCAAACATGGTGATGAAGAAGGAAAAGTACAAGTCAATTATTTGCTAGGACGCTATACTATGGCAAAAGAGAAATATGAGTTGGCGGATACTTATTTTAAAAAGGCAATCAATTTTTCAGAAGATGCGGAAGTTTTAGATGTATTGACAGAAATATATAAACATTATGCCGATTTGGCTGAGAAACAAGGCAAATCTGAAGTTGCTTACAATAGATTGCTAATCCATTTAAAATACAAAGATTCTTTATACAATGAAACAAAAATAAGAGAAAATCAAGCGGCTATAGCTCGATTTTCTGTAGATGATTTCAGAGAAGATTTGAAACGTAGCGAAGTAGAAAAACGTGATCAAGAAATTATCATAAATAAAACAAAACAAATTTCCTATGTATTAATGATAGCAGGTTTTATTCTAGTTTTACTCTTAATTAATATGTTTAAGAATCATAAATTTAGAAACAAAGCATTGGCAAAACTTCGTTTGAAAAATACCGAATTGCGGGAAGCGAAAGAAGAAGCCGAACAACAAGCAAATTTAAAATCACAGTTTTTTTCTACGGTAAGTCATGAATTACGAACGCCATTATACGGCGTTGTTGGCTTAACTTCATTGTTGACAGAAGATTTTCCAAATTTAAAAGAAAATGAAAACTTCAAATCATTAAAATTCTCTAGTAACTACTTATTGTCATTGATAAACAACGTGTTACAAGTTAATAAAATAGAATCCGAAGGTGTAAAATTACAACGACTTCCATTCAATCTCAAGAGTTTGGTGAATGAATTAGTGAACTCGTTTAGTTTTGCGATGAATCAAAATAAAAATAAAGTACATCAAGAAATTGATCCGAAAATCCCAGAAATAGTCATGGGCGATTCTGTACGTTTGTCACAAATATTGATGAATCTTATTGGAAATGCAATTAAGTTTACAGAAGGTGGAAATATTTGGATTCAACTAAAATCTGTAAAACAAGAAAATAAACAACACACCATACAATTCAGTATTAAAGATGATGGAATTGGTATTTCGAAAGACAAACAAGAAGTTGTATTTGATAAGTTTGTTCAATTGCGTCCGATTGAAAAAAATTATCAAGGAACAGGTTTAGGACTTTCCATTGTAAAACGATTATTATTATTATTTGATAGTGATATCAAGCTGCAAAGCGAAGAAAATAAAGGAAGTGAGTTTGTATTTGCAATTACGTTTGAAGAAAGCAAAGAGTTATTTGTAAAAGATGTGCCTTTGTCTACAAACGCAATTGATACTATGAATAAGAAAATCTTAATTGTGGATGATAATAAAATTAATCGTGTGGTAACGAAACGTATTTTAGAAACAAAAAAATACCAATTGATGTTGCTGAAGATGGTTTTACAGCTTTAG